In Granulicella tundricola MP5ACTX9, a single genomic region encodes these proteins:
- a CDS encoding TonB-dependent receptor, producing MRFFETGKTGPILGLTRDGGCGWKTGLAALTMPMLLTLGSAAGMAQTGGQGALEGSVLDQTGAVVPKAMVTATNQASGVSASATSSGAGLYSITPLIPGVYTVTVKAEGFQILSQKNIEVNGLTITGLNPKLNVGNTTETITVSEAPPVLQTTNPAIEAIITQDTYESLPIIMNNQQRDPTSLATLAPGAQGGARTPIFSGTGNYLAEVYVDGVPTTTTNQQGDNRIVSNGIPVESVEQLQIISAAPSAEYQGAGAIGFTIKSGTKQYHGQVVDFIRNTVFDTWGFAGNQQTYNTVVNGASVAVPTGKPVEHQNELSASIGGPIIGTHGKGFFFANYDQFHGRVGVTPTTFTIPTLLMRQGNFSELGTGNYIYNPLATVCSTTSSCQRPAFANNTIPTAYQSPISLYEQKFLPTPNVTGNGIVNNFQQGGVSGFDNHEYVFKLDYDLPHTQRLSYFYAHGVRQSAGYGAVLPLPYATAISSNISPTTMVLEHSIGINSRMVNQIKVGFTRFPGGSNSTTFNQHPYEAGPDVGITGLPAGQAAFSFPGSTFTATGLFTNAETPWSATGGSFSSTVQTPNAYTLIDNFQLNAGKHSMTFGVQYQRLEDNLTSQTSPSGIYYQTWNGVSTAQFIQAANGTYGNTLDNTKSGFAYASFLLGAVNTAATSVPLVAETGGRYAPVSPYFQDDWKIRPNLTINLGVRYDYLTPFHEVHDNYSFFNPNEINPATGNAGLLEYAGFRGSNISCECHTPIPTYLGNIGPRLGLEYSPDPNTVFRAGFAIVHSRGGGVGGRAGDSVGTGQTGFGSSIILPTANNVGATAGPSFYLNNSSVFQAAGLSNTNFGGPGYAIPPSVGPSVANLTVGTGNYVNASGAYVTPGGAPGYADPYLSSRAPTFNFWNLGLQKVLTKNLTLTVTYVGSQSHFVAGAGVSGFWSGQLDPRYIATLGGVLASDGKTNILAAQATPANIAIAQKADPSVTVPYAGYAQAGAVSSAATIGRMLRPYPQYTSPPSATYDNVANLSYNAFEVVLAQRQYKGMSFTVNYTYSHNIGDDGTTRSAFAIPSSVSSNGSPIAGNNRADRSLVITDTPQNLNMYGVLKSPFGKNGIGGDSLLVRALAGGWQLADIFTYNSGTPILIVGSGCTAPSQGNCMPDIVPGKENSIRANGGYGAPGVTYGNYNTTHYLDPNAFQALSTFGVGATPTTKIGDAPRSISSLRAPSKYNDDAAIQRSFNLSRERVKFIFRADCFDVSNKVTFSIPQTQTVSAVSNGANTGPGFASTVNNTGSISRTNAGNTAASFGEFTSFSGNRRFQFSGRVTF from the coding sequence ATGAGGTTTTTTGAAACAGGCAAGACGGGGCCGATCCTGGGGCTCACGAGAGATGGCGGGTGTGGTTGGAAGACTGGACTGGCCGCACTGACGATGCCGATGTTGTTAACGCTCGGAAGTGCTGCCGGGATGGCGCAGACGGGCGGCCAGGGGGCATTGGAAGGGTCCGTTCTGGATCAGACGGGTGCCGTTGTGCCGAAGGCTATGGTCACGGCGACGAATCAGGCGAGCGGCGTCTCTGCGAGCGCAACCAGCTCCGGTGCGGGCCTGTACAGCATTACACCACTCATTCCGGGTGTGTACACGGTCACGGTCAAGGCGGAGGGTTTCCAGATCCTCTCGCAGAAGAATATCGAGGTCAACGGCCTTACGATTACGGGCTTGAATCCCAAGCTCAACGTGGGTAACACGACCGAGACGATTACGGTTTCAGAAGCTCCGCCTGTGCTGCAGACGACCAATCCTGCCATCGAGGCGATCATCACGCAGGACACCTACGAGTCGCTGCCGATCATCATGAATAATCAACAGCGGGACCCGACCTCGCTGGCGACGCTTGCGCCCGGAGCTCAGGGTGGAGCGCGTACTCCGATCTTCTCGGGAACGGGAAACTACCTGGCCGAGGTGTATGTGGACGGCGTTCCGACGACGACGACCAATCAACAGGGCGACAATCGCATCGTGTCCAACGGGATCCCGGTTGAATCTGTGGAACAGTTGCAGATTATCTCGGCGGCACCTTCTGCGGAGTACCAGGGAGCTGGTGCGATCGGCTTCACGATCAAGTCCGGGACCAAGCAGTATCACGGGCAGGTGGTCGACTTCATTCGGAATACGGTCTTCGACACCTGGGGATTCGCAGGCAACCAGCAGACCTACAACACTGTTGTAAACGGCGCTTCAGTTGCCGTCCCAACTGGCAAGCCAGTCGAACACCAGAACGAGCTTTCCGCCTCGATCGGTGGGCCGATCATTGGCACGCACGGCAAGGGTTTTTTCTTCGCCAACTATGACCAATTCCATGGCCGGGTGGGCGTTACGCCTACGACGTTTACGATCCCCACGCTGCTGATGCGGCAAGGTAACTTCTCAGAACTAGGAACTGGGAACTACATCTACAACCCCCTGGCGACGGTCTGCAGCACCACGAGCAGTTGCCAGCGTCCAGCCTTCGCAAACAACACCATCCCGACTGCCTACCAATCGCCGATCTCGCTTTATGAGCAGAAGTTTCTGCCTACGCCGAACGTGACCGGGAACGGCATCGTCAACAACTTCCAACAGGGCGGCGTCTCAGGCTTTGACAACCACGAGTATGTCTTCAAGCTGGACTACGATCTGCCGCACACGCAGCGGCTTTCCTACTTCTATGCTCATGGAGTTCGTCAGTCCGCGGGCTATGGAGCGGTCCTTCCCTTACCGTACGCCACTGCGATCTCATCGAACATCTCTCCGACGACGATGGTGCTGGAGCACTCGATCGGCATCAACTCGCGCATGGTGAACCAGATCAAGGTGGGCTTCACACGCTTCCCGGGCGGAAGCAACTCGACGACGTTCAACCAGCACCCCTACGAAGCGGGACCGGATGTAGGCATCACGGGCCTGCCAGCGGGGCAGGCGGCTTTCAGCTTCCCAGGTAGTACCTTTACCGCCACAGGTCTGTTCACTAATGCGGAGACGCCCTGGAGCGCTACGGGCGGCTCCTTTTCCAGCACCGTCCAGACGCCCAACGCTTATACCCTGATCGATAACTTTCAACTCAACGCGGGCAAGCACAGTATGACCTTCGGTGTTCAGTATCAGCGGCTGGAGGATAACCTGACGTCGCAGACCAGCCCGTCCGGCATCTACTACCAGACCTGGAACGGCGTCTCGACCGCGCAGTTTATTCAGGCCGCTAACGGCACCTACGGCAATACACTGGACAACACCAAGTCTGGTTTTGCCTATGCCAGCTTCCTGCTGGGTGCAGTCAATACAGCAGCAACCTCAGTTCCGCTAGTAGCGGAAACGGGTGGCCGCTATGCTCCGGTCTCACCCTATTTCCAGGATGACTGGAAGATCCGACCAAACCTAACGATCAACCTGGGCGTCCGATATGACTACCTGACTCCGTTTCACGAGGTGCATGACAACTACAGCTTCTTCAATCCGAATGAGATCAATCCGGCAACGGGTAATGCTGGCCTGCTGGAGTATGCGGGTTTCCGGGGATCGAATATCAGCTGCGAGTGCCATACGCCGATCCCGACCTACCTGGGCAACATCGGGCCGCGTCTTGGACTGGAGTATTCCCCTGATCCAAACACGGTCTTCCGCGCCGGCTTTGCGATTGTGCATTCCCGCGGCGGCGGTGTAGGCGGACGTGCAGGCGACTCCGTGGGTACGGGACAGACTGGCTTTGGATCCAGCATCATTCTACCGACGGCCAATAACGTGGGTGCGACTGCAGGTCCTTCGTTCTATCTGAACAACAGCTCAGTGTTCCAGGCTGCGGGCCTCTCGAATACCAACTTTGGCGGCCCTGGTTATGCGATCCCACCATCGGTCGGCCCCAGCGTGGCGAACCTGACGGTCGGCACGGGCAACTACGTCAATGCGAGCGGTGCCTACGTCACTCCGGGTGGAGCGCCGGGCTATGCCGATCCTTACCTCTCAAGCAGAGCTCCTACCTTCAACTTCTGGAACCTTGGCCTGCAGAAGGTGCTGACGAAGAACCTGACCCTGACGGTGACGTATGTCGGGAGCCAGTCGCATTTTGTGGCGGGAGCGGGTGTCTCAGGCTTCTGGTCAGGGCAGCTTGATCCGCGCTACATTGCCACGCTGGGCGGTGTGCTTGCCAGCGACGGCAAGACGAATATCCTGGCAGCGCAGGCTACGCCGGCTAACATTGCGATCGCACAGAAGGCCGACCCCAGCGTGACAGTTCCCTACGCGGGCTACGCGCAGGCAGGTGCGGTCAGCTCCGCCGCGACGATCGGTCGCATGTTACGGCCGTATCCGCAGTACACCTCACCACCGAGTGCCACCTACGATAACGTTGCCAACCTGAGCTACAACGCGTTTGAGGTTGTGCTGGCCCAGCGCCAGTACAAGGGCATGAGCTTCACAGTGAATTACACCTACTCCCATAACATTGGGGACGACGGGACAACGCGCAGCGCCTTTGCGATTCCCAGTTCCGTCTCTTCCAACGGCTCACCCATCGCCGGCAACAATCGCGCGGACCGCAGTCTGGTCATTACGGATACCCCACAAAATTTGAATATGTATGGCGTGCTCAAGTCGCCGTTTGGGAAGAACGGAATTGGAGGAGACAGCCTGCTGGTTCGTGCGCTGGCCGGTGGCTGGCAGTTGGCAGATATCTTCACCTATAACTCCGGTACACCGATCCTGATCGTCGGCTCCGGCTGCACTGCGCCGTCACAGGGCAACTGCATGCCGGACATCGTCCCGGGAAAGGAGAACTCGATCCGGGCCAACGGAGGCTATGGTGCGCCGGGCGTGACTTACGGGAACTACAACACGACTCACTACCTGGACCCGAATGCATTTCAGGCGCTTTCCACCTTTGGTGTAGGGGCTACGCCCACGACCAAGATCGGCGATGCTCCGCGCAGCATTTCAAGTCTTCGCGCTCCGAGCAAATACAACGACGATGCTGCAATCCAGCGCAGCTTCAATCTGAGCCGCGAGCGAGTGAAGTTCATCTTCCGTGCAGACTGCTTCGACGTATCGAACAAGGTCACGTTCTCCATACCGCAGACGCAGACTGTCTCCGCAGTCAGCAACGGCGCGAACACCGGCCCTGGCTTTGCGTCTACGGTGAACAATACGGGCTCGATCTCCAGGACGAATGCCGGTAATACCGCGGCATCGTTTGGTGAGTTCACCAGCTTCAGCGGCAACCGGCGGTTCCAGTTCTCCGGGCGTGTTACCTTCTAA
- a CDS encoding glycoside hydrolase family 2 TIM barrel-domain containing protein: protein MPHSLTRSVSRRLAWAAIVLVSALSAQGQRRVSAGVSCGRQEVLLDTDWRFHLGDAAGSEQPSASDSVDWQPVTLPHDWAIHGPRLVTNLSGGAGGFAPMGIGWYRRHIPSPTTACAGRALVQFDGIMANSDVWLNGHLLGHRPNGYVSLVYDLTPFLNATPGADNLLLVKADNSQQPASRFYQGAGIYRHVHLIHVPELHLETWGTAIATPHIMPVSAEVSVSAEVRNDASQSRTATVRVTILDASGHRVAQASSIAQAVAAGAVHSFAVTLNVSHPRLWDVKDPNLYQAKVEVLQTGQPGDLQVSTFGIRDAHFDAATGFSLNGRTVKIKGVALHSDIGALGMAVPLSLWEHRLRAMQHMGANAIRTAHNPVAPEFLDLCDRMGFLVLDEFFDVWTVGKNPYDYHLNFRDWYLRDTRDSVRRDRNHPSIIAWSAGNEIHDTPHPDVAKPILASLIAEYHKDDPTRPVTQALFRPNASHDYEDGLADMLDVIGQNYRPGELLAAHEARPERKILGTENIHDRATWLAVRDNAAYAGMFLWSGTDYLGESRHWPLFADQSGMNDRTDFPKPDSLERESWWADRPVVHIVRRTARVPKAPTDPGYELDQYRPQQVTFPDWTPANREPHPEQVEVYSNCREVALSLNGQSLGAKTLPPDASARGWQVTFEAGLLKARCTDQPGVEETLTTAGTPAGLSLTAESKQLGTTFDDVTEVRLTVVDAHGTPVPGVAVPVTFSVAGDGTLLATDDADPTYTAAFENPTRTTLDGRAVAFIRGNGGGTLTLQATSPGLAATNLRFMPPNASAALALKGHR, encoded by the coding sequence ATGCCTCATAGTCTGACGCGTTCTGTAAGCAGGCGGCTTGCCTGGGCTGCGATTGTTCTTGTCTCGGCTTTATCGGCTCAAGGCCAGCGGCGGGTTTCGGCTGGGGTGTCTTGTGGCCGGCAGGAGGTTCTCCTCGACACGGATTGGCGGTTCCATCTGGGCGATGCTGCTGGCTCTGAACAGCCTTCCGCTTCCGACTCTGTTGACTGGCAGCCCGTGACCTTGCCGCATGACTGGGCGATCCATGGACCTCGGCTTGTAACGAATCTGTCCGGTGGCGCCGGGGGGTTTGCTCCCATGGGGATCGGCTGGTATCGCCGACATATTCCGTCGCCGACGACAGCTTGCGCGGGTCGTGCCTTAGTTCAGTTCGACGGCATCATGGCCAATAGTGATGTGTGGCTCAACGGCCATCTGCTGGGTCATCGGCCTAATGGGTACGTCAGCCTGGTCTACGATCTGACTCCTTTTCTGAACGCGACGCCGGGCGCTGATAATCTGCTCCTTGTGAAGGCGGACAACAGCCAGCAACCGGCATCGCGCTTTTATCAGGGGGCCGGGATCTATAGGCACGTTCACCTGATCCATGTGCCGGAGCTGCACCTCGAAACTTGGGGCACCGCCATTGCGACTCCACACATCATGCCCGTCTCTGCAGAGGTCTCAGTCAGCGCTGAGGTCCGCAACGACGCGTCGCAGTCACGCACTGCCACGGTGCGGGTCACGATTCTGGATGCGTCTGGCCACCGGGTCGCACAGGCGTCGTCGATCGCGCAGGCAGTTGCGGCAGGCGCCGTCCATAGCTTTGCGGTTACGCTGAATGTCTCTCACCCACGACTTTGGGACGTCAAGGATCCCAACCTTTATCAAGCGAAAGTTGAGGTCTTGCAGACCGGCCAGCCGGGCGATCTACAGGTGTCGACCTTTGGCATTCGTGATGCACATTTTGACGCTGCTACAGGCTTTTCTCTTAATGGACGGACGGTGAAGATCAAAGGCGTCGCGTTGCACAGCGATATCGGTGCGCTTGGCATGGCCGTTCCCCTTTCGCTGTGGGAGCATCGGCTGCGGGCCATGCAGCACATGGGGGCCAACGCTATACGGACCGCGCACAATCCCGTTGCACCGGAGTTTCTGGACCTTTGCGATCGCATGGGTTTTCTGGTTTTGGACGAGTTCTTCGACGTCTGGACCGTCGGCAAGAATCCGTACGACTATCACCTAAACTTTCGCGACTGGTACCTTCGCGACACGCGTGACAGCGTGCGGCGGGATAGGAATCACCCAAGCATCATCGCCTGGAGTGCGGGCAATGAGATTCATGACACGCCGCATCCGGACGTGGCGAAACCGATTCTCGCCTCGCTCATCGCGGAGTATCACAAGGACGATCCGACCCGGCCGGTGACGCAGGCTTTATTTCGACCGAACGCCTCGCACGACTATGAGGACGGACTCGCGGACATGCTGGACGTGATTGGTCAGAACTACCGTCCTGGGGAGCTGCTCGCCGCTCACGAGGCCAGGCCGGAGCGGAAGATCCTGGGGACGGAGAATATTCACGACCGTGCCACATGGCTTGCGGTTCGGGACAACGCTGCCTACGCCGGCATGTTTCTCTGGTCCGGCACCGACTATCTGGGCGAGAGCCGGCACTGGCCGCTCTTCGCGGATCAATCCGGCATGAACGATCGTACGGACTTTCCAAAGCCGGACTCGCTGGAACGCGAGAGTTGGTGGGCCGACCGGCCGGTGGTCCATATTGTGCGACGCACTGCCCGGGTGCCCAAAGCGCCGACGGATCCTGGGTATGAACTCGACCAGTATCGGCCGCAGCAGGTGACGTTTCCTGACTGGACACCCGCCAACCGCGAGCCGCACCCGGAACAGGTGGAGGTTTACAGCAACTGCCGCGAGGTTGCGCTGTCTCTCAACGGTCAGTCGCTTGGAGCCAAGACTTTACCCCCCGACGCTTCTGCGCGGGGCTGGCAGGTAACTTTTGAGGCGGGATTGCTGAAGGCTCGCTGCACGGATCAGCCGGGCGTGGAGGAGACGCTGACGACCGCGGGCACTCCTGCCGGGTTAAGTCTTACGGCCGAATCAAAGCAGTTAGGCACCACGTTCGACGATGTGACCGAGGTTCGTCTCACTGTCGTCGATGCACATGGAACTCCTGTGCCCGGAGTTGCCGTGCCTGTTACTTTCTCGGTTGCGGGTGATGGTACGTTGCTGGCCACGGACGATGCTGATCCAACTTATACCGCCGCTTTCGAAAACCCCACCCGAACTACGCTGGACGGCCGTGCGGTCGCATTCATCCGTGGAAATGGTGGCGGCACTCTTACCTTGCAAGCAACATCTCCAGGGCTTGCTGCCACGAATCTCCGGTTCATGCCCCCGAATGCATCGGCTGCTCTCGCTTTGAAGGGTCATCGATAG
- a CDS encoding choice-of-anchor D domain-containing protein, whose translation MTASSRSPLSIATRACRKAGLTATIALILATIGCGNNSSRQQALLGPALTLNALTTTSASQTVSLTNIGSVALHVTGVSITGTSAAAFAETDSCKGTLAVGAVCPIAVTFTSTAAGSFTASLNVADDTPYGGQQSVSITGTATVPIPVVALSSTSQAFPLLTAGTISAAQTTTVTNTGTAPLTISSISIGGSGANLFADSTTCAATLAVSASCNIAVTFAPRVAGTYAGTVTLSDNAATPTQSYTLAGTATPAALSIDTTNGADWKVANGALNLDFNPKNGHVFGIFLAGHTDNLVDTTNSNEGIYMDNAGFGAPTPTAAYTQAAGYIDFYVTFPSNATNAYTYTEHFVVTPNDPGIHLYFVANHSATDIAGSIGQVQWVYRSNLTQFPNTYSVNADLSNPGPVVVPLPAASEDFSTDPGRAVQDATVDLHGLPIPTGYTRNFYTKYDYSSYNYLHQAHGTYGSTYGTWAYFPSNESLVGGPTKQNLIYTGNLLILEAYSNHYDNSLSLATPSGTASSRLFGPFYVHFNTFGQAYNATGNILATPDDMYKDTLQAGASFKTFYDSEAQLVAAGYIPSTARGTVSVQVNGVTSTNAKTSWAVLSDPKTNFEYSSHGSQYWADISTSGAATFTGVIPGTYRLSTYVLGQWGESRQENVVVTANQTTTVPTSTFVPENFGTTTPVFTIGTADRSSHEFLHGHDAANHDDREFWGSWNYWADFQANQGAVIYNATAGPAGAATNDLTKWNYTHWGTFYPGLFGGVYSAADDTTDGYKYVVPSYVAAPATMRTPNWQVHFATPATQTGTTAATYVVLSAAIACAEGSYVITLNGQQLIWHETNASDCMVRSGLSAYTQWIAFQWDASVLNPAGQDNLLTLNVSQVDGISDDALRLELTKTSADPAVRNWFDYEYIYKTIDTKPNDAVANP comes from the coding sequence ATGACCGCCTCATCGCGCAGTCCCCTCAGCATCGCAACAAGAGCTTGCCGTAAAGCCGGCCTCACAGCGACTATCGCTCTTATCCTCGCCACCATCGGCTGCGGCAACAATTCCTCACGGCAGCAAGCCCTGCTTGGTCCCGCACTCACCCTTAACGCACTCACCACTACGAGTGCTTCCCAAACCGTAAGCCTCACCAACATAGGTTCCGTCGCGCTCCACGTCACCGGCGTCTCCATTACCGGTACCAGCGCCGCGGCCTTCGCGGAGACCGACTCCTGCAAAGGGACCCTTGCCGTAGGCGCGGTGTGCCCGATCGCCGTCACCTTCACCTCAACCGCCGCAGGCAGCTTCACCGCCTCACTCAATGTCGCGGACGATACCCCATACGGCGGCCAGCAGTCCGTCTCCATAACGGGTACCGCTACCGTCCCTATACCGGTCGTCGCCCTCAGCAGCACCAGCCAGGCCTTCCCTTTGCTCACAGCTGGCACGATCAGCGCCGCACAGACAACCACTGTTACAAATACTGGTACCGCACCGCTCACCATTTCTAGCATCTCCATCGGGGGCAGCGGCGCAAATCTCTTCGCGGACTCGACCACCTGTGCAGCCACCCTCGCTGTGAGCGCCTCCTGCAACATCGCTGTCACCTTTGCACCGCGCGTGGCGGGTACATATGCAGGTACTGTCACCCTGTCAGATAATGCCGCCACACCGACCCAGTCCTACACCCTCGCCGGTACAGCAACTCCCGCCGCACTCTCCATTGACACCACCAACGGAGCAGACTGGAAGGTCGCCAACGGAGCCCTCAACCTGGACTTCAACCCGAAGAACGGCCACGTCTTCGGCATCTTCCTCGCCGGACATACAGACAACCTCGTCGATACCACCAATAGCAACGAAGGCATCTACATGGACAACGCGGGCTTCGGCGCCCCAACCCCAACAGCCGCCTATACCCAGGCCGCCGGTTACATTGACTTCTACGTCACTTTTCCCTCCAACGCTACAAACGCCTATACCTACACCGAGCACTTCGTCGTCACACCCAACGACCCCGGCATCCACCTCTACTTCGTCGCCAATCACTCCGCAACTGACATTGCCGGGAGCATCGGACAAGTCCAGTGGGTCTACCGCAGCAACCTCACCCAGTTCCCCAACACTTACTCCGTCAATGCGGATCTAAGCAACCCTGGCCCCGTCGTCGTGCCTCTGCCCGCAGCCTCTGAGGACTTCTCCACGGATCCCGGACGCGCCGTTCAGGACGCCACCGTCGATCTCCACGGCTTACCCATTCCCACCGGATACACCCGCAACTTCTATACCAAGTACGACTACTCCAGCTACAACTACCTGCATCAGGCGCACGGAACCTATGGCTCAACCTACGGCACCTGGGCCTACTTTCCCTCAAACGAATCCCTCGTCGGCGGCCCCACCAAGCAGAACCTCATCTACACCGGTAACCTTCTGATCCTTGAGGCCTACTCCAATCACTACGACAACTCACTCTCTCTCGCCACGCCCTCCGGCACTGCGAGTTCTCGGCTCTTCGGTCCGTTTTACGTTCACTTCAACACCTTCGGGCAGGCCTATAACGCCACCGGCAACATCCTCGCTACGCCGGATGATATGTACAAGGACACCCTCCAGGCCGGTGCCTCGTTCAAGACCTTCTATGACAGCGAAGCCCAACTCGTAGCTGCCGGCTACATCCCCTCCACCGCGCGCGGAACCGTCTCCGTGCAGGTCAACGGCGTCACCAGTACTAACGCCAAAACCTCCTGGGCAGTCCTCAGCGATCCCAAGACCAACTTCGAGTACTCGAGCCATGGCAGCCAGTACTGGGCAGACATTAGCACCAGTGGCGCAGCCACATTCACTGGCGTCATTCCCGGCACTTATCGCCTCTCCACCTACGTCCTCGGTCAATGGGGTGAGTCACGTCAGGAGAACGTCGTCGTCACGGCAAACCAGACCACCACCGTCCCCACATCCACCTTCGTCCCGGAAAACTTTGGCACCACGACCCCGGTTTTCACCATCGGCACCGCGGATCGTTCCTCACATGAGTTCCTCCACGGACACGACGCCGCCAACCATGACGATCGCGAGTTCTGGGGTTCATGGAACTACTGGGCAGACTTTCAGGCTAACCAGGGCGCCGTTATCTATAACGCGACTGCTGGGCCTGCTGGGGCTGCCACCAATGACCTCACCAAGTGGAACTACACTCATTGGGGAACCTTCTACCCCGGACTCTTTGGAGGGGTCTATAGCGCGGCCGATGACACCACCGATGGCTATAAGTACGTCGTTCCGTCCTATGTAGCTGCGCCCGCGACTATGCGAACACCTAACTGGCAGGTGCATTTTGCAACTCCAGCTACGCAGACCGGTACGACTGCGGCTACGTATGTCGTTCTTTCTGCGGCTATTGCTTGTGCGGAAGGGAGCTACGTTATTACGCTCAATGGTCAGCAACTCATCTGGCATGAGACGAATGCGAGTGATTGCATGGTCCGTTCCGGGCTCTCCGCTTATACGCAGTGGATTGCGTTCCAGTGGGATGCTTCGGTTTTGAACCCCGCGGGTCAGGATAACCTGCTTACTCTCAACGTCAGCCAAGTGGACGGGATCAGCGACGATGCGCTTCGGCTGGAGTTGACGAAGACTTCGGCCGATCCGGCCGTGCGGAACTGGTTCGACTATGAGTACATCTACAAGACGATCGACACCAAACCCAACGACGCCGTTGCCAACCCGTAA